The Flavobacterium jumunjinense genome includes a region encoding these proteins:
- a CDS encoding LuxR C-terminal-related transcriptional regulator: protein MEEAFNNYYQTIQKQIFDESLLDYSIFENQIPFLNQMATIKNSGLSVFDFHKKEHIYNSYNFNDLFGYDLNKIENEGTEYYNSRIHPDDMLTLLQNGTSLLNYYYTLPEIERKDYKLQNDYRILNGNNEYIRIIEQHLVLELDAKGNIWLALSVIDVSPNQTYSNGVISQLVNVKTGQTENVNEVSTNKILLSKREEEILSFVKKGFLSKEISDNLSISIHTVNTHRQNILKKLNANNSFEAIEYAMKHNLA, encoded by the coding sequence ATGGAAGAAGCTTTCAATAATTATTATCAAACCATTCAGAAACAAATATTTGATGAATCTCTTTTAGATTATTCCATTTTTGAAAACCAAATTCCGTTTTTAAACCAAATGGCAACTATTAAAAATAGTGGTTTATCTGTGTTTGATTTTCATAAAAAAGAGCATATTTATAATTCCTATAATTTTAATGACCTTTTTGGATATGATTTAAACAAAATTGAGAACGAAGGAACTGAATATTACAATTCTAGAATTCATCCAGATGATATGTTAACTCTCCTTCAAAACGGAACTTCCTTACTCAACTATTACTATACATTACCAGAAATTGAAAGAAAAGATTACAAACTTCAAAACGATTATAGAATATTAAACGGTAATAATGAATATATTAGAATTATAGAACAACACTTAGTATTAGAACTCGATGCAAAAGGAAATATTTGGTTGGCTTTAAGCGTTATTGATGTTTCCCCAAATCAAACCTATTCAAACGGTGTCATTAGTCAGTTAGTCAATGTGAAAACAGGACAAACAGAAAATGTAAATGAAGTAAGCACCAATAAAATATTACTTTCCAAAAGAGAAGAAGAAATTCTAAGCTTTGTAAAAAAAGGTTTTCTAAGTAAAGAAATTTCAGATAATTTGTCCATTAGTATTCACACCGTAAATACACACAGACAAAACATTTTAAAAAAATTAAATGCAAACAATTCTTTCGAAGCCATAGAATATGCAATGAAACATAATTTAGCCTAA